A section of the Clostridium felsineum DSM 794 genome encodes:
- a CDS encoding ATP-binding cassette domain-containing protein translates to MERLIEIKNITKSFGNKTILKNVNMTINKGDSIAIIGHNGSGKSTFLKIICKLSSINEGEIKYYKKIKFNYVPERFPKMPITPRQYILKTGLIEGITKNEIEDKCSELFRKFFMEKMIDTPIKYLSKGSIQKVSVIQALITKPDILLLDEPLSGQDVDSEKVFIKLIDGLIKEGITVVMSCHDSILINSLSNLVYEVKERNIEKVDYLKASCREYDILVFNGSSNIKERYKDIKKQVEKIDVDENKIKLVVDKSRSNDILKTMLNYGYELRRMYSEDF, encoded by the coding sequence ATGGAAAGACTGATTGAAATAAAAAATATCACCAAAAGTTTTGGTAACAAAACCATACTAAAGAATGTTAATATGACAATTAATAAGGGAGATTCAATTGCAATAATAGGACATAATGGATCAGGCAAAAGTACTTTTTTGAAAATAATCTGCAAATTATCATCAATAAATGAAGGTGAAATAAAATATTATAAAAAAATAAAATTTAATTATGTTCCAGAAAGGTTTCCGAAAATGCCAATTACACCGAGGCAGTATATTCTTAAAACTGGATTAATTGAGGGAATAACTAAAAATGAAATAGAGGATAAGTGCAGCGAATTATTTAGAAAGTTTTTTATGGAAAAAATGATTGATACGCCGATAAAATATCTCTCAAAAGGTTCAATACAGAAGGTAAGTGTTATACAAGCATTAATAACTAAACCGGATATTTTACTTTTAGATGAGCCTTTATCTGGACAAGATGTAGATTCTGAGAAGGTATTTATAAAGTTGATAGATGGTTTAATTAAAGAGGGAATTACGGTTGTGATGTCCTGCCATGATAGTATATTAATTAATTCTTTGTCAAATTTAGTATATGAAGTTAAAGAAAGAAACATTGAAAAAGTAGATTATTTAAAGGCAAGCTGCAGGGAATATGATATTTTAGTTTTTAATGGAAGTTCAAATATAAAAGAAAGATATAAGGACATAAAAAAACAAGTTGAAAAAATAGACGTTGATGAAAATAAAATTAAGTTAGTGGTTGATAAAAGCAGGAGTAATGATATATTGAAAACTATGCTTAATTACGGTTATGAACTTAGGAGGATGTACAGTGAAGACTTTTAA
- a CDS encoding D-isomer specific 2-hydroxyacid dehydrogenase family protein, with the protein MKILAFEVREDEELYFKKYADKYNCEITLTEAPLNFETLPMANGYDGVSILGKSHLTADIEDNLKASKVNFCSTRTVGFNHIDIEHAHKIGLKVANSNYPPTGVAEHTVMLILMSLRNYKQAMWRGQVNDYSLSGLKGRELNSLTVGIIGTGKIGQCVIKNLFGFGCKILACDKYENDETKKYATYTDLDTLITSSDIISLHTPLLESTYHLINDEKINKMKDNVVLINCARGELMDINALIYGVESKKIGALGLDVIEGEDGLYHEDKRSDIISNQKIAYLRQFPNVILTQHMAFYTDTAVENMVKCSIEAIHDFVKKGDCPTSI; encoded by the coding sequence ATGAAAATTTTAGCATTTGAAGTACGTGAGGATGAAGAATTATATTTTAAAAAATATGCTGATAAATACAACTGTGAAATCACCTTAACTGAGGCTCCTTTAAATTTCGAAACTCTGCCAATGGCAAATGGCTATGATGGCGTATCTATCTTAGGTAAAAGCCATTTAACTGCTGATATAGAAGATAACTTAAAGGCATCAAAGGTTAACTTCTGCTCTACAAGAACTGTTGGCTTTAATCATATAGATATAGAACATGCTCATAAAATTGGATTAAAAGTAGCCAATTCGAATTATCCACCTACAGGTGTTGCTGAGCATACCGTAATGCTTATATTAATGTCCTTAAGAAATTACAAACAAGCAATGTGGCGTGGACAAGTAAATGATTATTCATTAAGTGGGCTCAAGGGGCGTGAACTTAATTCTTTAACTGTAGGCATTATAGGTACAGGCAAGATTGGTCAATGTGTGATAAAGAATCTTTTTGGCTTTGGCTGCAAAATACTTGCTTGCGATAAATATGAAAATGATGAAACCAAAAAATATGCTACCTATACGGATTTAGACACACTTATAACTTCCTCAGATATTATTTCACTACATACACCACTTTTGGAAAGTACATATCATTTAATTAACGATGAAAAAATTAATAAAATGAAGGATAATGTTGTCCTGATAAATTGTGCTAGAGGAGAACTTATGGATATTAACGCTCTCATTTACGGCGTTGAATCAAAAAAAATAGGTGCTTTAGGTTTAGATGTTATAGAAGGCGAAGACGGACTTTATCACGAAGATAAAAGAAGTGATATTATTAGTAATCAAAAGATTGCATATCTTCGTCAATTTCCAAATGTAATTCTTACACAACACATGGCTTTTTATACTGATACCGCAGTAGAAAATATGGTAAAATGCTCAATTGAGGCAATTCATGATTTTGTAAAAAAAGGTGATTGCCCTACAAGTATATAA
- a CDS encoding LysR family transcriptional regulator produces MNIRQLEYFVTLSETLSFTKTAQKFFISQTAITKQIKLLESTLDTKLFNRDKHYVELTPAGSVFLVEAKAILRKIEEATERVHLTTIGFVGLLRIGFIKGYEKTCFTDLIFKIYNKYPNISIDFFRGTEEELYDKVLNSELDIIFNNFKKESMEVGLEKKLVGEYPLKVVVHPTHILATKKSVCFEELRGETIFKYSDGEDMEVILLMVSANMGVAIMPSYCVRYLNQSQHIMIIELKDSDAYVNIGAIWNRKNNNPALLRMLKIIEEDKISLKKMHEL; encoded by the coding sequence ATGAACATTAGGCAATTAGAATACTTTGTAACTTTATCAGAAACCCTAAGCTTTACAAAAACAGCACAGAAATTTTTTATATCACAAACAGCAATAACAAAGCAAATAAAATTATTGGAAAGTACTCTGGATACTAAACTATTTAATAGAGATAAACATTATGTAGAGTTAACACCAGCTGGAAGTGTTTTCTTGGTGGAAGCAAAAGCTATTCTTCGTAAAATTGAAGAAGCAACAGAAAGAGTCCATCTAACTACTATAGGATTTGTTGGATTACTTCGTATTGGTTTTATAAAAGGGTATGAAAAAACATGTTTTACTGATTTGATTTTTAAGATATATAATAAATACCCTAATATATCTATTGATTTTTTTAGGGGAACAGAAGAGGAATTATATGATAAAGTTTTAAATTCTGAATTGGATATAATATTTAATAATTTTAAAAAAGAAAGTATGGAAGTAGGACTGGAAAAGAAATTAGTGGGGGAATACCCACTAAAGGTTGTTGTTCATCCAACACATATTTTGGCCACAAAAAAATCAGTATGCTTTGAAGAACTTAGAGGAGAAACAATCTTTAAATATAGTGATGGCGAAGATATGGAGGTTATTCTTTTAATGGTATCTGCAAATATGGGTGTTGCTATTATGCCTTCGTATTGTGTAAGATACTTAAATCAATCTCAGCATATTATGATAATAGAATTAAAGGATAGTGATGCTTATGTTAATATTGGAGCAATATGGAATAGAAAAAATAATAATCCAGCCTTATTAAGAATGCTTAAAATTATTGAAGAAGATAAAATTTCTCTTAAAAAAATGCATGAATTATGA
- a CDS encoding amidase domain-containing protein translates to MYYITNLKRQPNKYLRSASVNYALTYALNPNPNYRYFKLINDTSGDCSNFVSQCLLAGNAPMNFNSFRPWWYKHAANKAYDTWSISWTVAHSLYYYLRINHEKNLPYAKGIETTAAKDLELGDLIFFQNKAGVIFHSSIVTGFLLGQPLISQHSYEAVNIPYKKSWPVFKYHYVKIII, encoded by the coding sequence ATGTACTATATAACAAACCTAAAAAGACAGCCAAATAAATATTTAAGAAGCGCTTCTGTTAATTATGCACTTACCTATGCCTTAAATCCTAATCCCAACTATAGGTACTTTAAATTGATAAATGATACCAGTGGAGACTGCTCAAATTTTGTTTCTCAATGTTTACTAGCTGGAAACGCTCCTATGAATTTCAATAGTTTTCGCCCGTGGTGGTATAAACATGCTGCAAATAAAGCCTATGATACTTGGTCTATAAGTTGGACCGTTGCACATTCTCTATACTATTACCTAAGAATAAATCACGAAAAAAATCTTCCCTATGCAAAGGGTATAGAAACTACTGCTGCAAAAGACTTAGAACTTGGAGATTTAATATTTTTTCAAAATAAAGCTGGTGTTATATTTCATTCAAGCATTGTAACTGGGTTTTTATTAGGACAGCCACTTATTAGTCAACACTCTTATGAAGCTGTAAATATTCCATATAAAAAATCTTGGCCTGTTTTTAAATATCATTATGTAAAAATCATTATATAA
- a CDS encoding helix-turn-helix transcriptional regulator gives MEGFEILSVGDKLKNLRKKYNLSQDDIVGNEITRNLISQIEHNKANLTVSVANVILKNLKLISKKNKIDIDINLDYLLENEKSQAIKILDKYIKELKDLSIYKDAIFTSKLFEAEEFLVNWDLKDKKLAIFELAGDFFCNTNDLYNSSIYYEKAKALISTTKPNHHIISILRKLSTVYFYMGRYEDDIKCCDFALNQFKNMKEDYQYIFVYNSALCYMKLNKFDIALKRFVSIEKQLKKVHTDKYYEVILQKAVCLHELKEYDKSLKLLYKILEIVGKDNYKKYIIILLNICDVYISINNFDKVREILNSIVEYKSHLDENFLYLPEIYFEIGKIYKEINLIEKAEEYFLGALKYTKNTIRFHLEPDILCELVNIYISSNHKDKIYDIMNEFFILSAKNNKPNNSIKNKLIDYFLDINDIQALRQIHNFTKKFQ, from the coding sequence ATGGAAGGTTTCGAGATACTATCAGTTGGAGATAAATTGAAAAACTTAAGAAAAAAATATAACCTAAGTCAAGATGATATAGTAGGAAATGAAATAACTAGAAATCTAATAAGTCAAATAGAACATAACAAAGCTAATCTAACAGTTAGCGTAGCTAATGTAATATTAAAAAACCTAAAATTAATATCAAAAAAGAACAAAATAGACATAGATATAAATTTAGACTATCTTCTAGAAAATGAAAAATCACAAGCTATAAAAATACTTGATAAATATATAAAAGAACTTAAAGATTTAAGTATTTATAAAGATGCAATATTTACTTCAAAATTATTTGAAGCTGAAGAATTTTTAGTTAATTGGGATTTAAAAGATAAAAAGCTTGCAATATTTGAGCTAGCTGGAGATTTTTTTTGCAACACAAATGACCTTTATAATAGTTCAATATACTACGAAAAAGCAAAAGCTTTAATAAGTACAACTAAACCTAATCATCATATAATATCAATTTTAAGAAAACTATCAACTGTATACTTTTATATGGGTAGATACGAGGATGATATAAAATGCTGTGACTTTGCGTTAAACCAGTTTAAAAACATGAAAGAGGATTATCAATATATTTTTGTTTATAATAGTGCCTTATGTTATATGAAATTAAATAAATTTGACATAGCACTAAAAAGATTTGTTAGCATTGAAAAACAATTAAAAAAGGTACATACTGATAAATATTATGAAGTTATTCTACAAAAAGCTGTTTGCCTTCATGAACTAAAAGAATATGATAAAAGCTTGAAATTACTTTATAAGATACTAGAAATTGTAGGTAAGGACAATTACAAAAAATACATAATCATACTTCTTAATATCTGTGACGTATATATCTCTATTAATAATTTTGATAAAGTAAGGGAAATTTTAAATTCTATAGTAGAATATAAATCTCATTTAGATGAAAATTTTCTCTATCTACCAGAGATATATTTCGAAATCGGTAAGATTTATAAAGAAATAAATCTTATAGAAAAAGCTGAGGAATATTTCTTGGGCGCATTAAAATACACAAAAAATACCATACGTTTTCACTTAGAACCAGATATTTTATGTGAATTAGTTAACATATATATAAGCTCAAATCATAAAGATAAAATTTATGATATTATGAATGAATTTTTCATACTATCTGCCAAAAATAATAAACCAAATAATTCTATTAAAAACAAATTAATAGATTATTTTTTAGATATAAATGACATTCAAGCTCTTAGACAAATTCACAACTTCACAAAAAAATTCCAATGA
- the recQ gene encoding DNA helicase RecQ: protein MDNNIFNILKKYFGYSSFRQGQENIIQSIIDGHDTFAIMPTGGGKSICYQIPALYMNGLTIVITPLISLMKDQVDTLRENGVNASYINSTLSQKETNDTLMSALSGHLKILYVAPERLEQEYFRNAIKDLPVAMVAVDEAHCVSQWGHDFRVSYKRIVPFITIFDKRPILAAFTATATDEVKKDIINLLELREPNSFITGFDRDNLFFSIVKNENKFDFITKYLAKHKDVSGIIYAATRKEVDSLHQKLLSQGYSVGKYHAGMSDNDRSKSQDLFLYDETKLMIATNAFGMGIDKSNVRFVIHYNMPKNLESYYQEAGRAGRDGEKSECIILFSGQDIQIQKFLIRQSIPSFDRQRIEMKKLNDMINYCMTTSCLRKYILNYFGEDYEVDNCDNCINCTGNVEIVDITLDAQKIISCIYRMGQNFGVTMIAEVLKGSKNNKVLRFNFDKLSTYGIMKDYTLKQITNFINTLIADGYLYLSDSEYPIVKMSKESIDVLKGSKKVVQKIHIVAELSLSTDNNLFEILKGLRLELSRKENVPPYIIFSDAVLSEMCKYYPKDKISMLQIKGIGELKYNKYGEIFEKKIKEYIKETNLTPEDNKATLIVPEILSKKLSTHIETFNLYKKGLNLSEIAKTRNLSITTVQEHILKCANEGLNVNLDSYIPEEYKDLIYEKIKTLGTSKLRPIKEALPDDVDYMAIKSAIFKYTSKNKAI from the coding sequence ATGGATAACAACATATTTAATATATTAAAAAAATACTTTGGCTATTCTTCATTTAGACAAGGTCAAGAAAACATAATACAAAGTATAATAGATGGTCATGATACCTTTGCTATTATGCCAACTGGAGGCGGTAAATCTATCTGTTATCAAATACCAGCCCTCTATATGAACGGTCTTACAATTGTAATAACTCCACTTATTTCACTTATGAAGGATCAAGTTGATACCTTAAGAGAAAATGGAGTTAATGCTAGTTACATAAATAGCACATTATCCCAAAAAGAAACAAACGATACTTTAATGTCAGCACTTTCAGGACATTTAAAAATTTTATATGTAGCACCAGAAAGATTAGAACAGGAATACTTTAGAAATGCAATTAAAGATTTGCCTGTTGCAATGGTGGCTGTAGATGAAGCTCACTGTGTATCTCAATGGGGACATGACTTCAGAGTTAGTTATAAAAGAATAGTTCCTTTTATAACTATATTTGATAAAAGACCTATCTTAGCTGCTTTTACTGCAACTGCAACTGATGAAGTAAAAAAAGATATAATAAATCTTCTAGAGCTTAGAGAGCCCAATTCTTTTATCACTGGCTTTGATAGAGATAATTTATTCTTTTCAATAGTAAAAAACGAAAACAAATTTGATTTTATAACCAAATATTTAGCAAAACATAAAGATGTTTCAGGTATAATCTACGCTGCAACTAGAAAGGAAGTTGATTCTCTTCATCAAAAACTATTGAGTCAAGGTTATTCTGTAGGAAAATATCATGCGGGTATGAGCGACAATGATCGAAGTAAAAGTCAAGATCTATTTTTATACGATGAAACAAAACTGATGATAGCAACAAACGCTTTTGGTATGGGTATAGATAAATCAAATGTTCGTTTTGTAATACATTATAACATGCCCAAAAACTTAGAGTCTTACTATCAAGAAGCCGGTCGTGCAGGTAGAGATGGTGAAAAAAGTGAATGTATAATTTTGTTTAGCGGTCAAGATATACAAATACAAAAATTTCTAATAAGACAAAGTATACCTTCTTTTGATAGACAAAGAATAGAAATGAAAAAATTAAATGACATGATAAATTATTGCATGACTACTTCCTGCCTTCGAAAATATATTTTAAATTATTTTGGAGAAGATTATGAGGTGGATAATTGTGATAACTGCATTAATTGTACTGGTAACGTAGAAATAGTAGATATTACATTAGACGCTCAAAAAATAATTTCCTGCATCTACAGAATGGGACAGAATTTTGGGGTAACTATGATAGCTGAAGTTCTTAAAGGCTCTAAAAATAATAAAGTTTTAAGGTTTAATTTTGATAAGTTATCTACTTATGGAATAATGAAGGACTACACTTTAAAACAAATTACAAACTTTATAAATACACTTATAGCAGATGGTTATTTATATCTTTCTGATAGTGAATATCCCATTGTAAAAATGTCTAAAGAAAGTATTGATGTTCTTAAAGGCTCCAAAAAAGTAGTGCAAAAAATTCATATCGTAGCAGAACTTTCACTAAGTACTGATAATAATTTATTCGAAATTTTAAAAGGTTTGCGTCTAGAGCTTTCAAGAAAAGAAAATGTACCTCCTTATATTATTTTTTCAGATGCCGTATTAAGCGAGATGTGTAAATACTATCCAAAAGATAAGATATCCATGCTTCAAATTAAGGGTATAGGTGAATTAAAATACAATAAATATGGCGAGATATTTGAGAAAAAAATAAAGGAATATATTAAGGAAACAAATTTAACTCCAGAAGACAATAAAGCTACCTTAATTGTTCCTGAAATTCTTTCCAAAAAATTGTCAACCCATATAGAAACTTTTAATCTATATAAAAAAGGATTGAATTTATCGGAAATAGCTAAAACTCGAAACTTATCTATTACAACTGTGCAAGAGCATATTTTAAAATGCGCAAATGAAGGTCTTAATGTTAATTTAGATTCATACATCCCTGAAGAATACAAGGATTTAATATATGAAAAAATTAAAACTCTTGGCACCTCTAAACTAAGACCTATAAAAGAAGCCTTGCCTGATGATGTTGACTATATGGCAATAAAATCTGCAATTTTTAAATATACTTCTAAAAATAAGGCAATATAA
- a CDS encoding alpha-amylase family glycosyl hydrolase: MTWTKNAIFYHIYPLGLCDAPLENDFTSKPIERLKEIEDWIPHLKSLGINALYLGPVFESTSHGYDTADYFTVDRRLGTNATLKKLITKLHKNGIKIVLDGVFNHVGRNFPQFLDVLQNKGSSPFASWFSGINFNGNTPYNDGFSYDTWGGHYNLVKLNFNNGEVKNLILKIVDFWIKEFKIDGLRLDAADCIDLNFLKELSKFCKSKSEEFFLLGEIIFGDYSRWANKDTLDSVTNYEAYKGLYSSHNSLNYFEIAYSLNREFGEGGIYKDLPLYNFIDNHDVNRIASTLTDIDNIYPTYALLLTMPGIPSIYYGSEFAIKGTKQNNSDKDLRPALKTDIIKNSENKQLIDFIKVLCKLRVDSEALAEGLYKQLFISNKQFAFLRYSKNEKIIVALNCSKECSIINFQNNLGITSLLDVLNEKTIKLNLNDNINIDLKENEARIFKVMS, translated from the coding sequence ATGACTTGGACTAAAAATGCAATTTTTTACCACATCTATCCTTTAGGATTATGTGACGCACCACTTGAAAATGATTTTACTTCAAAACCAATAGAAAGGCTTAAAGAAATAGAGGACTGGATTCCTCATTTAAAATCCTTAGGAATAAACGCATTGTATCTTGGACCTGTTTTTGAATCCACTTCTCATGGATATGATACTGCAGATTATTTTACTGTAGATAGGAGACTCGGAACCAATGCTACTTTAAAAAAACTTATAACTAAACTTCACAAAAATGGAATCAAAATTGTACTTGATGGTGTATTCAACCACGTAGGGAGGAACTTTCCTCAATTTCTAGATGTACTACAAAATAAGGGATCTTCTCCTTTTGCATCTTGGTTCTCCGGAATTAACTTTAATGGAAATACCCCTTATAATGATGGTTTTTCTTACGATACTTGGGGTGGTCATTATAACTTAGTTAAGTTAAACTTTAACAACGGGGAAGTTAAAAATCTAATTTTAAAAATAGTAGACTTTTGGATAAAAGAATTTAAAATAGATGGCTTAAGACTTGATGCTGCAGACTGTATAGACTTAAATTTCCTAAAAGAACTATCTAAATTTTGCAAAAGCAAATCAGAAGAATTTTTCCTTTTAGGCGAAATAATTTTTGGAGATTACTCAAGATGGGCAAACAAAGATACTTTAGACTCTGTAACAAATTATGAAGCTTATAAAGGACTTTATTCTAGCCACAATTCTCTAAATTACTTCGAAATAGCTTATTCTTTAAACAGAGAATTTGGTGAAGGTGGCATATACAAAGATTTGCCATTATACAATTTTATTGATAATCATGACGTTAATCGTATCGCAAGTACTTTAACTGACATAGATAATATATACCCAACTTACGCTTTACTGCTTACAATGCCTGGTATACCATCAATATACTATGGAAGTGAGTTTGCAATAAAAGGTACAAAACAAAATAATTCAGATAAAGATTTAAGACCTGCACTAAAAACAGACATTATTAAAAATAGTGAAAACAAGCAATTAATTGATTTTATTAAAGTTCTTTGTAAACTGCGAGTAGATTCCGAAGCACTAGCAGAAGGGTTATATAAACAGCTCTTTATTTCAAATAAACAATTTGCTTTTTTAAGATATAGTAAAAACGAAAAAATAATTGTAGCCCTGAACTGTTCTAAAGAATGCAGCATAATAAATTTTCAAAATAATTTAGGAATAACCTCTCTTTTAGATGTTTTAAATGAAAAAACTATAAAACTAAATTTAAATGATAATATAAACATAGATTTAAAAGAAAACGAAGCAAGAATATTTAAAGTTATGAGTTAA